Sequence from the Pecten maximus chromosome 8, xPecMax1.1, whole genome shotgun sequence genome:
AAACTAAGTACATctgttgttattatatatatattacatatatgtgtCTAAAGCGTGGGGTGGAAAGACATCAGACAGGTCTCTTGTCACATTTAGACCCATATGACAGTGTTATGGCTGATAGAGGTTTCACCATTGCAGGTTTGTTAGAAAAGCAGAATTGTTGCAAGGATTTCgccggtcaagcgtccagtcCTATGGTCatttttaatgttaggagagtgCAAATGAGCaccttggattgccattaatacgTGTGTGCAACTAGAGTTTTAGGTTATCTTACATTTACGCTTGCAttgcattgtcactatataaagCTAATCAAGTCCAATGTTATCAATTTTCGATAATTATGCACGGTGATTAGGCTTGCGAATCAATATCGGGCACCTCGTAATCCTTGTTACACACttgtcaaatataaatatttacatttacactgcagccccactatataactttaccaagctcacttggaagttatgagtccataacttccaaatctttattatgacgtcattaatatagtgacgtcataattgtcacgtcggcgataacgaaagatggctgttgaaaaggctgttccgtctttgacaatgataatttgttcattcatcgtcggagcaaaattcctggatatagtctttaaaaatcgttgtcaaatgtaaattttgcctttgtccagttggcattcattagcccataacttccaactaaaggcagttcaatgcttatatttacatttgagcaactcaattcatgaaaTGTCCGAGGCAAGGCTTCTTAATGCTGATAATCGGGAACAAACAATGAGCACATGGTTTACGGTTTAATCCAAACAAGGCGGGCAGCAGGGAACAACACACACCAAGCATGcgcagtacatgtacataaagtGATACTAAATGCTGCTAGACAGAAACGGGCACAGCCTGGATCCTGACTTGTACTAATTACCGTATgttatggtatatataatgCTGTCTGTAAATATTATGAAAAGATATTTTCACTTGAACATAACATATTTGAGCACAGTTCATCAAAATCAGTCCTATTAACTGAACACAACATAACAGAATTATAATTCCAGTATAATTTTAACTGTCATTAAAATAACTACAATTACACAAAAACAGTTCCTGTTCAGCCTTCAACTGTCACATGGTCTCAATTAACCTCTTGGAATGTTCGCGGCGCGGAAATCGCGGTTCCGTTGCTATGGATTATCATACGACGGAATAGATTCCATTGTCTTTGACATGGTTTCGCGACTCCCATTCGTAACAGAGTGTTTGAGACTTGGAGTAGAAGTCATCGAAGGAGTTCTTGATTCGCTTGACGGAACCACAGCAGGTGCACGCATTTCCTGTTCACGAGGATAATACCGTGGCACATCAATGACATCATGCAAATGCGACTTGTTCGTATCACCGTCCACCACACAATCTGGATGACAGGGTCGCATCTGATCAATATGTCGTTTCGACTGGAGTTCTCCAACCTGTTCAGTATAAGTAACTGGTCCAAGCTTCCGCAGAATAAGTCCACGA
This genomic interval carries:
- the LOC117332242 gene encoding uncharacterized protein LOC117332242, encoding MGRKLRTRLDIIRPNLEQSVQLRNQRHGTKGRELEVGDFVMVHDYRGSKRKRSWIRGLILRKLGPVTYTEQVGELQSKRHIDQMRPCHPDCVVDGDTNKSHLHDVIDVPRYYPREQEMRAPAVVPSSESRTPSMTSTPSLKHSVTNGSRETMSKTMESIPSYDNP